Proteins from a single region of Apium graveolens cultivar Ventura chromosome 7, ASM990537v1, whole genome shotgun sequence:
- the LOC141670744 gene encoding kinase-interacting protein 1: protein MLQRAASNAYSWWWAGHIRTKQSKWLEQSMQDMEEKVDYALKLIQEDGDTFAKRAEMYYKKRPELINFVEEAFRAFRALAERYDSLSTDLQKANTTIATCLPEQVQFAMDEEDDIYAAKHAKSSHLQQGSPAPNLPKVPRVPNRPMKSVINDASKKLEAKTLSKEATTNTKPAKSGLTKSEALEEIDKLQKDILASQTMKEYVKSSYEKGLSNFWRLENEIMEKQDKVIRLQDEFGVSTLIDDKDARTLMAEAAIKSCQDTLAQLQHKQEKAAEEAEVENRKIEDARQRLKSLKQEFFSHEADEVERADQGTDHGLEELQIPKQDVVGPERQKLEALRKKIKEQFRAGTDESLTVSELVDKIDDLVNMVIKLESSVLSQTVLIDRLRTEADDFHLQIRSLEDNKATLLDGRKELERRVKETEEKLYSVQNLNKNVIIQSTDLHTHFTEVHCSLDQLSEKLQSVEPDGEIKEISSVQEEVELNIEAKSQAALTKQIKGEEGGDSGFISKTSATEAREDRIETDLNALSINSDNSGNVEKMETTQNKEAGDSGLDFKTFGTEEQATRTAQKLSTSTVSSNNLEKMDKRDESTVISSISGTEEKGNYIDRSLSALFGESKTRVVSKGNGMPEITERPPSTEQKNLETFEDELNWQQLLLNGSEDKERILLAEYTAILRNYKEVKKKLSDEEKKNKTLFETMLQLQDIKNSVTKRDKEIQSLRQKLDLLQQESGGMPAADDSAENEIIVMPPTEEEEEVIRFLINKPKTVSAVEEKLREKIDAILDENLDFWLRFSSAFHQVQNFTTEVQDLQDEITHLKKDGEKKQDGKLHGSISTDLTAHVRAVCKHLNEKKTELTVWLEQSNLLKDELHRRILSISDIQEAITVSLKEGVETEEITFSTHQAAKFQGEALSMKQENNKVNEELVAGIDHVIALRDEIEKTLVKLDAEFKLSEAKSSLRSDSSRPKIPLRSFLFGIKEKRHKHSIFSYMHPSSKRTSSP, encoded by the exons ATGTTGCAAAGAGCTGCAAGCAATGCATATTCATGGTGGTGGGCTGGTCATATTAGAACTAAGCAGTCTAAATGGCTGGAACAAAGCATGCAAG ACATGGAGGAGAAGGTGGATTATGCACTCAAGCTAATCCAAGAAGATGGAGACACCTTTGCCAAGAGGGCGGAAATGTACTACAAAAAAAGACCAGAACTGATAAACTTTGTTGAAGAGGCATTTCGTGCTTTCCGCGCCTTGGCTGAAAGATATGACAGCTTATCCACAGACTTACAAAAGGCCAACACCACCATTGCTACCTGCTTGCCGGAACAAGTCCAGTTTGCGATGGATGAGGAAGATGATATTTATGCGGCCAAGCATGCCAAGTCTAGTCATTTACAACAGGGGTCGCCAGCTCCAAATCTACCAAAAGTTCCCAGAGTTCCAAATCGACCTATGAAGAGTGTGATAAATGACGCCTCAAAGAAACTTGAAGCAAAGACATTATCTAAAGAAGCAACCACCAATACTAAACCTGCTAAATCTGGCTTGACCAAAAGTGAAGCGCTTGAGGAGATTGACAAGCTTCAGAAAGATATTCTTGCTTCACAGACAATGAAGGAGTATGTGAAGAGCTCATATGAAAAAGGGTTATCCAACTTTTGGAGACTTGAGAATGAGATCATGGAGAAGCAAGATAAGGTTATCAGGTTACAAGATGAGTTTGGTGTTAGCACTCTGATTGATGACAAGGATGCTCGGACTTTGATGGCAGAAGCAGCGATCAAGTCCTGCCAGGACACGTTGGCTCAATTGCAGCATAAGCAAGAGAAGGCTGCTGAAGAAGCAGAAGTTGAAAACAGGAAAATTGAGGATGCTCGTCAAAGACTGAAGTCACTCAAACAGGAGTTTTTCTCTCATGAGGCAGATGAGGTTGAAAGAGCAGACCAGGGTACTGATCACGGACTAGAAGAGTTGCAAATTCCGAAGCAAGACGTGGTTGGTCCTGAGAGACAGAAATTAGAAGCCCTGCGTAAGAAGATCAAAGAGCAATTTAGAGCAGGCACTGATGAGTCTCTTACAGTGTCAGAACTAGTAGATAAGATTGATGATCTTGTGAATATGGTGATAAAGCTGGAAAGTTCAGTTTTGTCACAGACTGTACTGATCGACAGATTAAGAACAGAAGCTGATGACTTTCACTTGCAAATTCGAAGCTTGGAAGACAACAAGGCAACCCTATTAGATGGAAGGAAAGAACTAGAAAGAAGGGTGAAGGAGACGGAGGAGAAACTATACAGTGTTCAGAATCTAAACAAGAATGTAATTATTCAGAGCACAGACCTCCACACACATTTTACTGAAGTTCATTGCAGTCTTGATCAACTCTCAGAGAAACTTCAAAGTGTTGAACCAGATGGAGAAATCAAGGAGATAAGTTCAGTACAAGAAGAAGTGGAATTAAATATCGAAGCAAAATCACAAGCAGCATTGACAAAGCAAATCAAAGGAGAAGAAGGCGGTGATAGTGGATTTATATCCAAAACTTCTGCAACAGAGGCAAGAGAAGATAGAATTGAAACGGATTTAAATGCACTATCAATTAACTCTGACAATTCAGGAAACGTAGAAAAAATGGAAACTACACAAAACAAAGAAGCGGGCGATAGTGGATTGGACTTTAAAACTTTTGGAACAGAAGAACAAGCAACTAGAACTGCTCAGAAATTAAGTACATCAACCGTTAGCTCCAACAATTTAGAAAAAATGGACAAAAGGGATGAGTCAACGGTTATTTCCAGCATTTCAGGAACAGAAGAAAAAGGAAATTATATAGACCGGTCTCTTAGTGCATTATTTGGTGAATCTAAAACACGTGTAGTCTCCAAGGGAAATGGCATGCCAGAAATTACAGAGAGACCTCCTAGCACAGAACAAAAGAATTTAGAGACGTTTGAAGATGAGCTTAACTGGCAGCAGCTGCTCTTGAATGGATCGGAAGATAAAGAAAGGATTCTTCTGGCAGAATACACAGCAATTCTCAGGAACTACAAGGAAGTAAAGAAGAAGCTGAGCGATGaggaaaagaaaaataaaactcTTTTTGAAACAATGCTGCAGTTACAAGATATAAAAAATTCTGTTACCAAGAGAGACAAAGAGATTCAATCCTTACGTCAGAAACTAGACCTTCTGCAACAAGAATCTGGTGGCATGCCTGCAGCAGATGACTCGGCAGAAAATGAAATCATTGTCATGCCTCCAACAGAGGAAGAGGAAGAAGTAATTAGATTTTTGATTAATAAGCCAAAAACCGTTTCAGCTGTCGAGGAAAAGCTCAGGGAAAAAATTGATGCAATACTCGATGAGAATCTGGATTTTTGGCTAAGGTTTAGCAGTGCATTCCACCAGGTACAGAATTTTACAACTGAAGTCCAAGACTTACAGGATGAAATAACACATTTAAAAAAAGACGgggaaaagaagcaagatgggAAATTACACGGTTCCATTTCAACAGATCTTACAGCACATGTGCGTGCAGTGTGCAAGCACCTAAACGAGAAAAAGACTGAACTTACAGTGTGGTTGGAACAAAGTAATTTGCTGAAAGATGAACTGCACAGAAGAATATTGTCTATATCTGACATTCAAGAAGCAATAACAGTATCTTTGAAGGAAGgagtggagacagaagaaatCACGTTCAGTACACATCAAGCTGCAAAGTTCCAAGGCGAGGCTTTAAGCATGAAGCAAGAGAACAACAAGGTTAATGAGGAATTGGTAGCAGGTATAGATCACGTAATTGCTCTCCGAGATGAAATTGAGAAGACTCTGGTGAAGTTAGATGCAGAATTTAAACTTTCAGAAGCAAAATCATCATTGAGAAGTGACAGCAGCCGTCCTAAGATTCCCTTACGGTCATTTCTTTTTGGGATAAAGGAAAAGAGGCATAAGCATTCAATTTTTTCATACATGCACCCCAGCAGCAAAAGAACATCATCACCATAA